The Campylobacter concisus DNA window GAACTCTATGCAACTTCGCCAAATAGAAGAGTCCAAAATTCACTGTGCAAAGGAGCATTTTAAGGCTATTAGTAATGATAGCGTGGTCTATGACGTTGTGGATAGCTATAAATCGCTACTGGATAAAGTTATGAGGTAAAAAATTTATTGGGAAGTTAGGTTGCAGTATAAAAGATCTTGTGCAATATTCCAAAAATGGTTATTGTGCTACTCCTTTTGAGGGAAAATTTGACTGCCATTTGTCAATATGGAAATCTGAGGTGATATTGCTTAAAACTCTACAAATAAAATACTCAGTATGATAGAAAATCACAGTGACTGACTTAATCTTGCCAGTTTTAGTTCGAATTAAATTTAAATATACAATTATCTTAACCAACCCATCCTTGTAAATTTATATAAATTGTAGTATTATACTCCTAAATATTTAAGGATAAAATACTATGTACATCAAACGAGCCATAAGCGACGAAATAAAAGAGTATATGAAAAGCTTTCCTGTGCTTTTGATAAGCGGAGCTAGACAAGTTGGCAAATCAACCCTTGCTTTAAATTTAGATATACCAAACTACATAACACTTGACGATATAAATATATATGAAGCAGCGAGAAACGATCCAAAAGGCTTTATAGAGCATTGCGATAAGCCCATAGTAATAGATGAGATACAAAGAGTGCCCATACTGCTTTTAGCAATAAAAGAATTTGTAGATAAAGATAGAACAAACGGGCAGTTTATACTAACTGGCTCTGCAAATTTAAAAGGCTTTAAAGATATATCAGACTCACTTGCTGGTAGGATAGGCATAGTGGAACTCTATCCGCTTTCTCAAAAAGAGTTAAGCCATAGTGATGAAAATTTGATAGATATTTTAAGTGGCGATATAAGCCATCTTGCGCTAAAGAAGTATGACAACGACGGCTTATCTGAAAAGATCATAAATGGCGGCTACCCGGAGATCACAAAGATAGGCTCAGAGAAATCAAAATACCTATGGTTTAGCTCGTACATAAGAACATATATAGAATCAGACGCCAAAGAGATAGGCAACATAAGAAATATGGATAAATTTATCACGATGT harbors:
- a CDS encoding ATP-binding protein — translated: MYIKRAISDEIKEYMKSFPVLLISGARQVGKSTLALNLDIPNYITLDDINIYEAARNDPKGFIEHCDKPIVIDEIQRVPILLLAIKEFVDKDRTNGQFILTGSANLKGFKDISDSLAGRIGIVELYPLSQKELSHSDENLIDILSGDISHLALKKYDNDGLSEKIINGGYPEITKIGSEKSKYLWFSSYIRTYIESDAKEIGNIRNMDKFITMYRLCMLRSGNIFNKNELCLESGLDNKTFDSYFSVLEHTYQIQKLQPYFNNALKRLIKTPKIFATDTGVLAHLLQISSAQELANSSYKGAIYETFVFDELLKANTSSKKRANIYYYRTSDQKEIDFILEISGKLIAIEVKSSKTISKDDFKHIHHLKENLQSKFDKGIVFYAGDTAIKLDDDMFALPFGFMG